The DNA window TTGGTTgcgtgtttttaaaattttgaattttttgatttaaaattatatattttttattattttagatgttgatattaaaataaattttaaaaaattaaaaaatattatataaaaatattcttaaacaaacacacacaattgATTCCAAGGACAAGGAGCAGGCGGCCTCTTTCCCATTTCACCTTCTTTCTATCTCCTTCTTTCTAACCGGCTATGCTTTTCAACCCTTTGATTGGGTCAAacgcacttttttttttaattttttttaataaagataatatgattattttttatatgtatatttctgttttttaatctatttagtttataaattttttaatgggatttggatttatttatatGACCATGGCTACACCTTAATTAGTAGttgacttcttttcttttttgggtcaACATGACTAATGTTGATATTGCAGTAAAAATCATGGAAGATTAAAACcggtttgttaattttttttttaagaaaaaccaaCCACAATATAACAGcatgtattattaattaattaacattaacattaatattaccTCCATCTTTTATTGTTACTTTCTGCCCATGCACTCATAGTGAGCACTAGATgggttgaattaattatttttaatataaaaaatatatagacattgttaatatttttttctaatagaaaaaaatttaaattgtagtATTAGTTCAATATGACCTAATCAATTTGATAGATCCAAATACAATAATGATAGATgacaaaaacatagtttgactcaaaataaatattcaaaataagatttttttttatataaatatagagACAACATTATTTGGATCGATTTGAATCAGCTCAGGTTAACTTATTAATATGTATATCAGGTGATGATattatgataacctcataaaaaaaacaaatcaaaataaattaccaagttaaacttttaagaaaccaaatgttgaaaatgaaatttaaaaaaaaattaaaaaaggatctAAACAAATTACTTGAGTgaactcaggttaacttgtcaaacctatAATTCGAATTATGAGGCTGAGTTTAGtagaaagcaaaatgaaataaattatgaaactcaattcttaatcagtCCAATatcgaaaaaataaaattgaaaagagataaaattaaaaatatatatatataaaaataacttgagtcaactcgggttaacttgtcaaacttgtgaCACGAGTCATGAGATAAGAATAagtttatagaaagcaaacttaaacaaatcacgaaatttaattctcaaccaCCCTAATATTgagtgataaaattgaaaaaaaaagctaactaagaaaaggaaaaaaaaagctccAATCACCTTAGTTAACTCTTCAAACTTGTTGTTCAGGTCATGAAACtgaaataatcttataaaaagtaaattaaaaaaaaatccgaagTTCAATCCCTAATAAACTTGATGTTGAAGGATTgaattgacattaaaaaatcgattaaaaatgatatcaaaaaattacTCTAGTCAACCCGGGATAACACATTAAACTCCTAACCAAGTCATGAAACAGAAATAAcatcatagaaagcaaaacaaaacaaattataaagtttagttttcaattaacccaatgtttaaaggatgaaattgaaaaaacaattaattagaaaaaaaaacttgagtcaatcaagttaactcatcaaactcgTGGTTCGAATTATAAGGctggataacctcataaaagtaaattgaaaaagattatgtattttaatctttaataaatctattattgaatgataaaataaaaaaaaacatagattagaaaaaaaacaaaaggaaaaaaaatcattaaaatctacttctcttttagtttaatcttcaatattaaagaatgaaattgaaaaaaaaatcattgagaaattattttttgaataaaccGAGTTAACCTTTTAAATACATGATCTAGATTATTAGACTCgataatctcatataaataaattgagaaagaattatgaattttaattatcaataaatcaaataaatattaaagaatataattaaaataaaaaaaaattagaaaaaaaataaaaaaaattattcactgaaaacactatttaaataaatagtatttaCAAGAGGCCGTATCGTAAAATCCcctcttcttttaatatttgtttttggtaatcgttgttttttttttatcaatttttttctttagtactttttttttaatagatgttGCTATTTCATCCATTAAAACTGTGATTTATCTTTTTAGAGGGTATTCCTTCACTTTCGTAGCCATGTCTACTCATACACAGGAtctgttctttatttttatacacaCTGCTCATGATGAACTCAgagttttttattcaactttttttttccttttaagtatTTGattctcttatcttttttttctttggtcctttttttaagagatgttgctatttcatcctttaatactACAATTTATCTTTCTTCCTTTGATTTGGGagggttaaaattaaaatctaaaaattaaaaaataaagcaagtattttttttattatcaagtcAATCTTGGAAAGTacccatagtttttttttttgcccctaAGATATTACAagtatgtttggcagtgtgatagcggttgtttttcaaataacttttcgtgccgaaatacatgctaatgatatttttttattttttaaaaattatttttgacatcagcacattaaaatgatccaaaacatacaaaacatattaaattttaataaaaatttaaatttaaatttttttaaaatacggTTTCCACCGCAttccaaaactatttttaaattacatataCGTACCTTACACATGAgtgagataatatatttttattgtcttttttttaattatattcgaAAACCACTTATCATTGGGATCAATCCTAATCACGAAAGTTGTCGTGCTTTATTGCCTAAATCTTTggtattttttagttaatttaagacaacaacaatattttttagttaatttaagttttttttaatgattttaaaaataaaccctTCAAATCGATTTAGTCTATTtagagaaaattaataaattttatttttaactttaaaattaaaatataaaaatttaaaaataaagcaagCTTTTTTTCTATCAAGTCAAACTTATAAAGTtactcatagtttttttttttgtaagttattaaTTACAGATACCTTCTGCATTAGTGACATAGTACATTTTCATGGGGATCCTAAGCATGAAGGTTGTCGTGCTTTATTGCATAACtccttgttatatatatatatattaagccaACAACTAGTCATTGGATGCTgtttagaaatagaaaaaaacatgttttccatatttttaattttaaaatatataaaattatttaaaatatttttattttatacttttatcTTTCCTTCTCTAATAAATAGATTTcagtttctctttttatttcaagtgAAATTATGAGGTCAGATGACATTGTAAATGTTGATAGACAGACAGACAAGACAAGAGACATTGATGAGTTTTGTTATAAATGCATATGAGACTTTTATGATTTCAAAGTGGCTTTAAgataggtttatttttttttataattttatattgtttaaatatattagtgttaaaaatatttttttaaaaattaaaatattattttaataaatttatgaaagaaaaacatcTTGAGAAACAAGctctatcatatttttaaatatttttaaaaatatttttgatattgtgatattagtttgttttttaaaatgttttttttgttttaaaatatatttaaataatatttttttattttttaatattaatatatcaaaacaattaaaaataaaaaaagtaattttaaataaaaaaataatttaaatattttaaaaatacactgCCAGCCCCGTTACAAACTGGCCTAAAAAGGGCCAAACTTATGGACAGGGGGCTCTATATTATGGTTTTTGCGGTGACTTGAATTTGCTTCTCGTGGTGTTGAGTTCCCGCATGCTGCTTAAATTCACAGGACATCCATGTCAGGATTTGGAAAGGGTGGTTGTGAGTatgattgtatttattttttaaagtattttttatttgaaaatatattaaaataatatatttttttatttttaaaaaaatatttttaatatcagcgtattaaaataatttaaaaatataaaaaatattaattttaaatttttaaaaatatttttaaaatacaaaaacaaacattattatgataaaaaaaaaacatgaaaattcagCCCTATATTCAATTTCCGTTGCTGTATACTGTATACACTCTTGGCTTCAATGATTCTATGAGAAGTTGCCAGAAATGAATATTCTATGAATATGACTTAGATATTTTCTGCCTCCCTAGCTTTTTCCACAGCTCCCATGTGAAATAAGTGGACAAGGATGAAGTGATTTTTTCAAGGAATCTTTCAAGGAAGTGGTTAAAATGTTGATTAATCTTCAGCACGATTGACTTTGTGATTAGATAGCCAAACAGTTTCCAAGTTTCTAATTTCATTGATCTTCTTAAATGTAGAGATCAATTAAGATAAGTAATTTCATTCATTCATGAGATAAGAAATGTGAGTCTatccatattttaaaaaatattaaaattttttaattaaaaattatttttttatatattttgaatcgtttttttttaaaaattattttaatgtattttaatataaaaaaaatattttaaaaagtaatttaaaagtatttccAGCTATAAAGTACAAGCAAGTCTCGTTGATGATTGAACATGGTGATCAACCCAGCTAGCTAGGAAGAAGGGAATTGAGTGAGAGATATGGGATCCAATTCCAAGCCTCATGCTGTCGTGATCCCAAGTCCGTTTCAAGGTCATATAAAGGCCATGCTTAAATTTGCAATGCTTCTTCACTGTAAAGGCTTTCACGTAACATTTGTCAACACAGAATTCAATCACAAACGTATCCTTAGGTCAGGAGGACCTGTTGCCCTTGATAACCTGCCTGGCTTTCATTTTGAAACCATTCCTGATGGTCTTCCTCCTTCAGATATCGATGCCACCCAAGACATACCTTCTCTTTGTGCCGCCTTGAACAAGAATTTCTTAGCACCCTTTAAAGATCTTCTTGTGAGGCTCCAAAACAGTGTGTCCGAGAACAATCCTCCTGTTACTTCCATTGTTTCAGATCCTTTTGCTCCTTTCTCCATCAAAGCTGGGGAAGATGTTGGTCTTCCAGTTGTAATGTATGCTACTGTGCGCGCAATTGGTTACATAGGATTCAAGCAACTCTATGCTCTCAGAGAGAAAGGCTTCTCCCCAATCAAAGGTAATAAATTTGCACGCACACACTTGTTCTATTAAAGGGTGCATCCCCGCATTAACTTAGTTGAATTCAGAGAAAAAACTCTCTTATATGTTGGCCTTAACGTCTAAACTTAGGAAGTCTAGAAAAGGAGCAGCCATCCTTAATCACCTGATCTATCAATTGGAGTGACTTCATACGTGCGTTATAAGATCATAAGTCAGCTAGATCGATTATCCTATGCATTCAATAGATTTTCATTCTTGAGCCCGGTCTGATAAGATTGTGTTTTGCAGATGTGAGCTATCTAAGCAATGGCTACCTCGACACGAATGTAGACTGGGTTCCTGGTGTAAAAGGTCTTCGTCTTAAACATTTTCCGTTTATTGAAACAACAGATCCAGATGATATTATATTTAACTTTCTCGTGGGAGCTGCTGAAACCTCTGTTAAAGCTCGTGCAATTGCTTTTCATACTTTTGATGCCCTGGAGCCAGAAGCTCTGGGTGCCCTTTCCACTATATTCTCTCATGTTTATTCCATTGGTCCACTCCAGTTATTCCTCAATCAAATTGAGGAAAATAGTTTGAAGTCTGTTGGATACAGTCTATGGAAAGAAGAAAGCAAGTGCCTCCAATGGCTGGACACAAAGGAGCCCAACTCAGTGGTGTACGTGAATTATGGAAGCACAGTAGTGATGGCAACTGATCAACTAGTGGAATTTGCGATGGGACTAGCTAATAGCAAGATCCCATTCTTGTTGATTATAAGGCCAGATTTGGTCAGTGGTGAATCATCTGTCTTGCCAGCTGAATTCGCAGAGAAAACTCAGAAGCATGGCTTCATTGCTAGTTGGTGTCCACAAGAGGAAGTACTTAACCATCCATCAGTTGGAGGGTTCCTAACTCATTGTGGCTGGGGTTCCACCATTGAGAGCTTGAGTGCTGGTGTGCCGATGCTGTGCTGGCCCTTCTTTGGAGATCAACCAATGAACTGTAAATATAGCTGCAATGAATGGGGAGTTGGCATGGAGATTGATAAAAATGTTAAGAGAGAAGAAGTGGGGAAGCTTGTGAAAGAGCTAATTGAAGGAGAGAAGGGTGCGAAAATGAGGGAAAAAGCTATGAAATGGAAAAGGTTGGCTGAAGAGGCTGTTGGACCAGAAGGGACATCATCCATTAATCTGGACAAGttcataaatgaaataaaatcatcaaataattAGATATAAATCCTTGAATGAGCAATAGAGATTGGACAAGCTTTTCTCATTAAAGGTGGtggagtgaaaaaaaaaccctataaaataagacaaattgtttttcatgctgTATCAACTTGCCATAGTATtgtatttggtttggtttattttattttttttagtttaacgtggatgttcgggttagcttgcgcgtacctcgactaattccatgggtcctaaagttaacgatcatgtaagcctccagtggccatcatatgagcaaccataagactcgaacctgaaaccacaaagaaaacaaatctcttgatcccaaacttttacTACTAGATCTCCATCTAGATAATTATTTGGTTCGAGCTCTTATTTAGCCTAGAACTAGGCTCTGGTGCACGCTACGTtgagggtttgtttttttatgtgtaaaaaTTAATGTCTTGCTGCACGTTTTAATAAAACAAGAGGAATCAACATGTTTTAATCAACAagttcatatttgtttttgttgtttttttgttttgtctccAAGAgcatttttaatgatttcactATTCATATGAAGAAGAAGACCATGATACCCTTTTAAGCTGGGCTAAATGTTATTTGATTGAGGGGCAAAGCAATAATTTTACTGTtaaaatccttaataaaatGTGCCTTGCATCTTGTGCtacaataaattaattgttatcaaCCCCatctattttagtttatttttttttatttaggttgtCGGATTGTCAAATCAATCTATGAGTCATTGATTTGAtccatttcaatttcaaatagtATCATCTTGGAatgtttatttctttaaataatatagAGTTAACAATCATTTAGATAATGTTTATGGAATGTTTGTTTCATCTTAAGAAACATGTAACATAAATGATAGAATTTACTCGTTGAGAATGTAAGGGTTGATGAAGAGTTAAAAGATCATCCCAGATTCCTTATGGAACGGTACAAACGAtaggatttttcttttagttgacGATAATACTGGAAACTGGAATTGCAATAGTTCACAATATGAGCTTCAGATCACTCAAAGTATCGCAACAATTTAgaactagttttttttgttttcatgaattgacatcaacattaaaaaactGTAGCAATCTAGTATGGCCGTTTCAATTCagagtaaaaacaaaagaaaatgtatACATTCAAGTATGGAAGTAATTTAAAGCCAGTTTCAGCATTTCTTTTTCCAGTTTACAGGAGCAAGAAACTTGTGGCCACGATCATTTTTGGCTCAGAAATCAGAAGGCAATGCAGATGAAGAGTAGTTGATTTTGCCTGGGAAAGCATATCTCAGAATGTTTGTGGTAGCTGTGGCAGACCCAAAAGGCATGCAAGATCTCCTTTACTCAATCCCTGGAACAGATGTTGAAATAATAAGGTTAGGACAAGTTTAATGGTACTGCATTTTGGTTATGTTTCACTGAGAAAAACTTGAGAAAAAGTAATCAAGAACTAATTCTGCATCTCTCCTTTGCTCTGCTTAGGTTTTGATGTCTTTCACCATTTCGAAATATTTACATCTTTCCCTTTGTTGTAGCCCATTGAAAGGAGAAAATCTTTCCACTCAACAACTATACATGAAGATCATCACGGGACAATAAGCGAGAAGACTCGCAGAGAGGATTCTAGCCAAAGAAATGCAGGGCTGGGCAGCTGATTTTGCAACACAAATAGCAAGGACTCCGTTGgatctttccttctcttctctgtAAAACTTTCTGTATACTCTAACCCCTGAAAAGAGAGCATTATTgcaatgaatttaaatttgatccaaAAGGTATGAACATGAAGCACAAAGATATTGTTGGGTGCACATTTGGCTATCCCGCATTGAAAAGGAATGGGCAAATAAAAACTGTAGGAATTAGTCTTTTGGGTAACCGTGGAACctaatcatttatattttttggacttagttattaaattcagccttaaatttgttttatttgagccAATTTTGACATTTATACAACACATCAACTTTGAAGTAActactaattgaaaaaaaaatgcatccaTTGACTTCTAAACAATGGTTGATTGAAAGAGATGCAATACAAGAATcgaatttttgttatattttgttattgataAATCTGTTGCTTATATTTGATTGTATTAAGGTAGTGTTTTTGATACATTAAATTGGATGTACATCAAGTTTTCAAATCTGTGCCCCAGATTTGGGGTCTGATATTCAATCAAAGAAGTGAAAAAACCAGTAGGCCTTCAAATTTGAAGTACCATGAATTCTGCactaattttctttgttggtaTGTATCTAATCTACCTAGCAATATCGTACCATGAATTCTTGATCCTGTGTTCTTGGAAGTTGGCTTGCACCATTGATCTTCCAGAATTTAATGTAGTATCCTAGGTAAAATGTTGCTACTTCCTAGACTGAAACAGTATGTTCTGTGCTATCTTTGGTTCCAGTTTCCAATTCCTCTGCGACAGATGGCAAACGTGGCTTCACAGAACCGTCTAAAGAATGGTGTTCTTGCTCATGTTGAGCCAGCATTGTCCAGATCAGAACCAGAAATACCATGACTAATGAGAGAAACACCATTGATGCCCACACCATTCGAACGTATCTTTTCAATGGTTTGCAATGGTACAAAAGGATCTCAGAGAACGCATCCTTCACTGCTTTACATTGTACTAGATTTTCCATCTGAGGGTACACATTTAGTAGGCTCTGAATGGATGTGCTGTATGCCTCAACTGTTCTATAATAGTTAGGCGATATGAATTGTCCGTTGGCACATGTTCCATTATCGAAACTGGAACAAGTAAATACCTTCAATACCTGTGGAGAGTGGAATAGAACTTCATTTAGTGAACATGAACAGAGAAGATATTTGGGGCTACAAAAACTTTTTGATCTTCCCTTTGACATACCTGTGGGATCTCACCGATTCGGATTGTGTTAGCAGGGCACTTATCAGGCTGGTATTGGTATTCAGGTGGTGCTGAGAAGGGATTGCAAACTGTATAAGGTACTCCTTGCATGGTTGATAAGTTTGCAT is part of the Populus trichocarpa isolate Nisqually-1 chromosome 7, P.trichocarpa_v4.1, whole genome shotgun sequence genome and encodes:
- the LOC7491731 gene encoding 7-deoxyloganetin glucosyltransferase, which produces MGSNSKPHAVVIPSPFQGHIKAMLKFAMLLHCKGFHVTFVNTEFNHKRILRSGGPVALDNLPGFHFETIPDGLPPSDIDATQDIPSLCAALNKNFLAPFKDLLVRLQNSVSENNPPVTSIVSDPFAPFSIKAGEDVGLPVVMYATVRAIGYIGFKQLYALREKGFSPIKDVSYLSNGYLDTNVDWVPGVKGLRLKHFPFIETTDPDDIIFNFLVGAAETSVKARAIAFHTFDALEPEALGALSTIFSHVYSIGPLQLFLNQIEENSLKSVGYSLWKEESKCLQWLDTKEPNSVVYVNYGSTVVMATDQLVEFAMGLANSKIPFLLIIRPDLVSGESSVLPAEFAEKTQKHGFIASWCPQEEVLNHPSVGGFLTHCGWGSTIESLSAGVPMLCWPFFGDQPMNCKYSCNEWGVGMEIDKNVKREEVGKLVKELIEGEKGAKMREKAMKWKRLAEEAVGPEGTSSINLDKFINEIKSSNN